ATCAGCTTGAGAACCGCTCGAAACACGGCGCGTAAGTTCGTTTCCAGCTGTACGAATCGCGCAAATTGAATTATAAGATCTCCACCGCTTTTTGTTTGCGAAGAGAAAAACCGGCGACGATAGAGGTGAcgtggatttttatttttgtaggaAACACGCAAAGCTGGTGGAGATGAACGTGAGAGGAGGATCTGAGCGAGAATACCGAGGCAGATATATAGAGAGTAACCGTCCATGTTCAATCTCCCcgctttactttttttttttctctttattattTCTTGAATTCTGGggaatgattttgtttttattatattttttttttataataatcaGGCCATGAATTGAATGATATGTGATGAGAAAACTTAGGCTTGAGGCTACGCCGGCATCCATGGCTACATTCCTGGCGGGAAGATCGCCGGTTGCTATTAACAACTCGgctatttttttaaacttatacTTGGGCTTTAATAGTTTTGGGCTTTAATACTTTTGGGCTTTACGAATTGGGCTTTGAATCAGTGATCACACTTATTATTACACTAACTGAGcaaatttatttagtttgaaGTTTGGACTAGCCGCCGGTGAGCATTGATTTTACTGCACACTTGCCGACATATTGACATAATTTATCTGATTTTGATTGATATAAGATTTAGTATAAAGGAAAACTAGTGGATGAACAACATTAACAaatcgatttatattttatagtatagTTCTAGTCGATTAGTGGGTACTTCAACTTTTAGTAGACTAcgtatattttataacaaattgaACACGACCTACAATTTGCAATCATGTTCtatcaaaaaaaagatatgataGAATTAggtaaaaaatctatataaagaGATAAGTCATTTTAGGTTATAAACATGTTAACGCACACGCGCACTCATGATATTTGTATTACTTCTTCAGGTGGCGGTGTCCCGTTCATTTGAAGGTGCTAAACTCCTAATAGCAAAGCTAAACCAATAGGTTGTCATAATATAAGCACACCTACTTTATTATTTTAGCTTCTAGCTTTTTGGATAAACCACTTACAGACATTTATTCTAATTATTACAGTTGAATCGTATGACAATGATATTATCATGAACAAAGACGATAATATTAAAACCAAACATTTACACAGTCAGAGCAAGAGGACGATGAGAACTGATTTCACATGTTTACTAGACAACTATATTAGTAACACATCAATGAAAGTTACATAAAGACTTATTATATAGACAGACAGTACATATACTTCTCAGTTCTCACAAAACAAGCAAATAGACAAAGAAAACCAATACAAAGGGAGTAATGAAACTTAAGAAATAGAGTTTGATCTGTTGAAAGAGGATGATGAGTTGATGAACTCTATGCAGTCTTCTATGGCCTCTGATCTATGATTGTCATTGCTTATGGGCATGATCGATGGCTGAGACCTCCCtgaggaaaaagaagaagaaccctTTGACGGTGGAgacttcctcttcttcctcatcaccACCAGACGCAAACCTTTTGCAAATTTACAGCCAAGTTGCTTGATCATTCTCGCTGCGGTGACCTCTGTTTTCCTCGGCAACCTCAGTCCACAGCTCGTTGTGCACCCGGGGATCTTACCACCATGAGGTCCCTTGATCGCGGTTTGCTTAACCGAGGCATCTCTCGGAGTTGGTCTAGTGCTTGTGCTGATTCGTTTTGTTCCAGTAGCTGACATAACAAGAGAAAGTGAGAGCGGTTTATGGGAAAACAATATGAGGATACTAAGAGATATTTAAGGGACTGGAGCTGAGAGAAGTTATGCTATAATAGTTCAGGAAAAGACATGATTAGATGTATTCATAACATCATTATGCCTAGGCCATGATTGAGCACTCGAGACATAAACACATAAATAAGTAAAAAGAAAGTGTAGCTTTTTCGATCCTATATACACAAAGAAATGTAGTTAAAGTGGatctacaaaatttataaagagAGCTAGCTACCCGCAAGAGCAAAAAGAGAAGActattagtttcttttttacGGTCCACAGAGGGAATAGAACCTTTGTTTAAGCGATGAAAAAGGCTCTTTCTAATGAAGCAACCATTTAGCATCATTCTTCTTTGATGATCATCACTCATGTGTGCACAAAACAATCTAGAAAAGTTTATCTTTGACTCCAGGAGAGGCTAATATTAAACTCACCTTTATGGATGGGCAGATTCCATTCACGAGTCTGCGGCTACAAAAaaagaggaaagaaagaaaaaaaaaagttaatggtGGGCACACGAATATGAAAAAGCATAGAACCAGGCAGTGTCAGGACAGAAATAGAAGATCAAACTTTGGAGGATGGAGAGTGATTTTACACGTGAGAACATTCCATTAGGATCAGAACAAATAATTCCTGCAGCATGATGTCAGTGATTAGATGCTAATCGCCTGAGACGGACTGACATATACGACAGGTTTTCAAAAATGCCAAAAGGGAAAAGAATGCAATAGCACAACTGCTCCGTCGCATCATCGTCAAAACAAGAGCAGAAAAGATTTAGCAACAACTTGCATGCATAAGATTTTGACCCAAAACGATGAGGGAAGACATCTTTTCAGCACTGTGATGTGCATAATTCAATTAATCAAAACACATTAATCCAACCATATCCCTCAATGCATTATTATTAGATACAAAAGAGATCACTGTTTCAATATTACAATTCACAACAAGAGTGATACCTTCAGAGATTTCGCTACTTCATTTGTTGGATCCACATGATAATTACGTAGAAGTCTTTAACCAACCTGCAAAAAACATTCTGTAGAACTGCAGGACAAAGGACGGTTCATGTCTGAGACAAAGCATACTTACCATACATATAATCTGAGCATGGATCAAAGTTCACACAGCAAATTCACAGAGAAGGGATTTTACATTATAAACATTAACAGCCCAATAGCCTGATTCGAAAAGTTGAACAAATCATTGCAAGAAGTTAAAAGAAGAGACGAAACTAGAGAGTTGTTTTAGAAACATGTACAAAGGAACAGAAGAGGTGACACCTTTTGCACCTCTTGTTcttcagacacatacataaaaGAAGCAATAAATACACATATCATATCTTCAGAGAGGAAATTCACCAAATTCATAATTCTTTTCAACACCAACACGAAGGTAAAATCTGATGATAGCAGAGCCTTAGAAAcgtcacacacacacacacacacacacttgcGAAACCCCACAACTTTTTTTCATCACACACATTGAGAAATTCCACAGCTTTTTCTAACATTCACGGCGATACTCACGGCCATAGCTGAAGCTCGGCCTAGCTCCAAAGTCACTCTCAGACCTCTCAGCAACAGCTCTCTCTTCCTCCAAGCTCAACCCGCCCATCGCCTTCTGCAACTGCCTGTGATCATAAGGAGAGTAATCCACCGGAGCCGACGGGCCGCTCGGCACTCCGTAACTTGACAACCTTGAGCCCACAGGAGGAGCTTGCGGCTGCGGCGGCTTATACTCGTTCGCCTGAAAGGCTTCGACGGGAGCTGATGGTGGTCCACTCGGCTGTGGTGGAAACCGAGGAGGAGCTAAAGGAAGAGGCTCGCGATCGACTGGAGCAGATGGCTGGCCGTAATTGGAGGCGCGATCGTACATCGAACGCGGCGGAGGAGGCGGGTAATAGAATCCGGAGTAGTAGTGATCGGTGAAGGGGTAAGGAGAAGGTGAGAATTCTCTGTAGTCACGATGAGGAGACGGGGAGGTGATCGGagccggaggaggaggaggagggctTGGGGAGTAATAATAGTTTCCTTGAGGGGTAGAATAGTAATCTCTAGGCTGCGATTGAGGACGCTGCGTTGGAGGAGGTAACGGTCGCTCCTTGATGGAGAGCTTCAAGCGGATCTTCCCTTGAATCCGACCCGAGGGACGGAGGAGCTCCAGCGAGCTGATCGATTCGGGAACCAtcgctcctcctcctcctccctccGAGTCGATTAACCGAACCAGAGGAAACCTAACCGAGCCGACGAGTGTTTTCGCCGCGTCGGAATGGAGAATCTCGACGTTGAGGACCGATTCGTGGACGGATCGGGCGAGAGGGAGAGTGATCCGCTCGTTCCACACCGGTTTGACGGAATCGTCGGAGTGAGTGGAGACGCGGTGGTGATCCGAGTCGAGGTAGAGAACGACGTAGGGTTTCAGCTCTCCGTTACGCCAGTTGACGTTCTTCAGGTGCTTGGCGGAGACGACGGTTACGACTAGGTCAAGCGGCTCTGACGAGGCCATGATACGCTGCGTTTTGGAGGTGGATTTTCGCGGCGGTTGTTAGCTAACGTGCGCGCTCGTATctgttagatatttttttagCACAGTTTTAAACTTTAAAGCCTTTTAAAAACCTGCTGGCTGATACAGAGGCTTTTGACTGACAGCTATCGTTATTTATTTATGCTAGGAGAGGATATTGATATCCTTGTATCCAAACAGTCCCCAAATTTTTACCCAATCACAAGATAAGTGGATAACCCTTTCTTCAGACAgtgttcttctttcttctctgttcTGTGATAAGGTCAGGCGATTACAATGGCTTCCTCTGCAACAACGCCAAACTCACTATCCTTCTTCTCGTCTTCTCTCTTTCTATCCTCCTCTCACAAAATCCCCAAAACCTACATTTCCGTCGCGAAACCAATCTCCGGCAGAGTTTCAAAGCCGCTCTCCGTCGCGTCCCAGCTAGCGACGCTACCTATCCTCTCATTCGAGGGAGACAAGATCGGAGAGACGTACCTGGACCTCAAAACCGCTCCGGAGGACACCGCGCGCGCCGTCGTCCACCGGGCGATCGTGAACGACCTGCAGAACAAGCGGCGAGGGACGGCGTCGACGCTGACCCGCGGGGAAGTTCGCGGCGGTGGAATAAAGCCTTACTCGCAGAAGAAGACGGGAAACGCGAGGCGGGGGTCGCAGAGGACGCCGCTGCGTCCCGGAGGAGGGGTGGTGTTCGGTCCGAAGCCGAGGGACTGGTCGATCAAGATCAACAGGAAGGAGAAGAGGCTGGCGATATCGACGGCGATATCGAGCGCGGCGGCGGCGGAAGGCGGGGCGATAGTGGTGGAGGAGTTCGGGGATAAGTTTCAGAAGCCGAAGACGAAAGACTTCTTGGCCGCGATGGAGAGGTGGGGGCTTGATCCGAAGGAGAAGGCGATGTTCTTGATGATGGATGTCGAGGAGAACGTGGCGAAGTCGGGAAGGAACATTGGGACGCTGAGGATGCTGACGCCTAGGACGCTGAATCTGTTTGATATTTTGAACTCTGATAAGCTTGTGCTGACTCCTGCCGCGGTGGAGTTTCTGAATGCTAGGTATGGTGTTGATTCGGAGATTgacgaggaagatgaagatgacaCGGAAGGTTAGTGTTTCGAACCAACTTGTTCTTGAAAGTATCTTTAATTCTTTAGTTCTATTGCTTGAAATCAGAATATTAGGTGAGTAGAAGTCTGATTTATATATTGACACGTTTCCACGTGATATTGTGTTTGTGAAGGGGCAGAAGAAGCTGCGTAATGAGCAAGGAGCTTAGATTGAACCGGTGAATGTGTAGCTTATGAGTATTTCAACTTCTGTTTCCTTTTTGTGACAACAAGAGAAAATGTGCATTTTATTTAGATTCTTGAACGAGATCGTTCCTATCTTCTTTCTCATACATGAGTTTTATGTGTTCGAGCCTCAGTGAAGTTGGGGTTTAAAAGGAGTGAAATTAGACACCATGAACAGAACCTATAGGAAGGAGTCTATCTCTTGTTGATACGTGTgagttgtttttttgttctccagTCAAAACCTAAAGCTTACACAAGGTTTCGTAAATGCAATAC
The Raphanus sativus cultivar WK10039 chromosome 1, ASM80110v3, whole genome shotgun sequence DNA segment above includes these coding regions:
- the LOC108857897 gene encoding josephin-like protein isoform X1; amino-acid sequence: MSDDHQRRMMLNGCFIRKSLFHRLNKATGTKRISTSTRPTPRDASVKQTAIKGPHGGKIPGCTTSCGLRLPRKTEVTAARMIKQLGCKFAKGLRLVVMRKKRKSPPSKGSSSFSSGRSQPSIMPISNDNHRSEAIEDCIEFINSSSSFNRSNSIS
- the LOC108807020 gene encoding formin-like protein 3, translated to MASSEPLDLVVTVVSAKHLKNVNWRNGELKPYVVLYLDSDHHRVSTHSDDSVKPVWNERITLPLARSVHESVLNVEILHSDAAKTLVGSVRFPLVRLIDSEGGGGGAMVPESISSLELLRPSGRIQGKIRLKLSIKERPLPPPTQRPQSQPRDYYSTPQGNYYYSPSPPPPPPAPITSPSPHRDYREFSPSPYPFTDHYYSGFYYPPPPPRSMYDRASNYGQPSAPVDREPLPLAPPRFPPQPSGPPSAPVEAFQANEYKPPQPQAPPVGSRLSSYGVPSGPSAPVDYSPYDHRQLQKAMGGLSLEEERAVAERSESDFGARPSFSYGREYRREC
- the LOC108857897 gene encoding josephin-like protein isoform X2 produces the protein MFSRPQTREWNLPIHKATGTKRISTSTRPTPRDASVKQTAIKGPHGGKIPGCTTSCGLRLPRKTEVTAARMIKQLGCKFAKGLRLVVMRKKRKSPPSKGSSSFSSGRSQPSIMPISNDNHRSEAIEDCIEFINSSSSFNRSNSIS
- the LOC130509659 gene encoding 50S ribosomal protein L4, chloroplastic; the protein is MASSATTPNSLSFFSSSLFLSSSHKIPKTYISVAKPISGRVSKPLSVASQLATLPILSFEGDKIGETYLDLKTAPEDTARAVVHRAIVNDLQNKRRGTASTLTRGEVRGGGIKPYSQKKTGNARRGSQRTPLRPGGGVVFGPKPRDWSIKINRKEKRLAISTAISSAAAAEGGAIVVEEFGDKFQKPKTKDFLAAMERWGLDPKEKAMFLMMDVEENVAKSGRNIGTLRMLTPRTLNLFDILNSDKLVLTPAAVEFLNARYGVDSEIDEEDEDDTEGAEEAA